A window of the Eulemur rufifrons isolate Redbay chromosome 6, OSU_ERuf_1, whole genome shotgun sequence genome harbors these coding sequences:
- the ALG8 gene encoding dolichyl pyrophosphate Glc1Man9GlcNAc2 alpha-1,3-glucosyltransferase isoform X16, with the protein MEGAFLFAVLLHFKHIYLYVAPAYGVYLLRSYCFTANKPDGSIRWNSFSFVRVISLGLVVFLVSALSLGPFLALNQLPQVFSRLFPFKRGLCHAYWAPNFWALYNALDKVLSVIGLKLKLLDPNKIPKASMTSGLVQQFQHTVLPSVTPLATLICTLIAILPSVFCLWFKPQGPRGFLRCLILCALSSFMFGWHVHEKAILLAILPMSLLSVGKAGDASVFLILATTGHYSLFPLLFTAPELPIKILLMLLFTIYSISSLKTLFRKEKHLFNWMETFYLLGLGPLEVCCEFVFPFTSWKLKYPFIPLLLTSVYCAVGITYAWFKLYVSVLTHPPVGKTKKQ; encoded by the exons ATGGAAGGAGCATTTCTCTTTGCTGTTCTCCTACATTTCAAGCACATCTACCTCTACGTAGCACCAGCTTATGGTGTGTATCTGCTGCGATCTTACTGTTTCACTGCAAATAAACCAG ATGGGTCTATTCGATGGAACAGTTTCAGCTTTGTTCGTGTTATTTCCCTGGGACTGGTTGTCTTCCTAGTGTCTGCTCTTTCATTGGGTCCTTTCCTAGCCTTg AATCAACTGCCTCAAGTCTTTTCTCGACTATTTCCTTTCAAGAGGGGCCTCTGCCATGCATACTGGGCTCCAAACTTCTGGGCTTTGTACAATGCTTTGGACAAAGTACTATCTGTCATTG GTTTGAAATTGAAGCTTCTTGATCCCAACAAGATTCCCAAGGCTTCAATGACAAGTGGTTTGGTTCAGCAGTTCCAACATACAGTCCTTCCCTCAGTAACTCCCTTGGCAACCCTCATCTGCACTCTGATTGCCATATTG CcctctgttttctgtctttggtTTAAACCCCAAGGGCCCAGAGGCTTTCTCCGATGTCTAATTCTTTGTGCCTTGAGCTCCTTCATGTTTGGGTGGCATGTCCATGAAAAAGCCATACTCCTAGCAATTCTTCCAATGAG ccttttgtCTGTGGGAAAAGCAGGAGATGCTTCAGTTTTTCTGATTCTGGCCACAACAGGACATTATTCactcttccctctgctcttcactGCACCAG AACTTCCCATTAAAATCTTACTCATGTTACTATTCACCATCTATAGTATTTCCTCACTGAAGACTCTGTTCAG aaaagaaaaacatctttttaattGGATGGAAACTTTCTACCTCCTTGGCCTGGGGCCTCTGGAAGTCTGCTGTGAATTTGTATTCCCTTTCACCTCCTGGAAGCTGAAGTACCCCTTCATTCCTTTGTTACTGACCTCAGTGTATTGTGCAGTGGGCATCACATATGCTTGGTTCAAACTGTATGTTTCAGTATTGACTCACCCTCCTGTTGGCAAGACAAAGAAGCAATGA
- the THRSP gene encoding thyroid hormone-inducible hepatic protein: MQVLTKRYPKNCLLTVMDRYSAEVRNMEQVVMIPSLLRDVQLSSHRGQGQAGAPDLYTYFTMLKTIRVDVDHGLLLREEWQAKVAVREADEAENEAAETEEAEDERASGELDLEAQFHLHFSSLHHILTHLTLRAQEVTRKYQEMTGQVQ, encoded by the coding sequence ATGCAGGTGCTCACCAAGCGCTACCCCAAGAACTGCCTGCTGACCGTCATGGACCGGTACTCGGCCGAGGTGCGCAACATGGAGCAGGTGGTGATGATCCCCAGCCTTCTGCGGGATGTGCAGCTGAGCAGCCacaggggccagggccaggccgggGCCCCTGATCTCTACACCTACTTCACTATGCTCAAGACCATCCGCGTGGATGTGGACCACGGGCTGCTGCTGCGGGAGGAGTGGCAGGCCAAGGTGGCAGTCAGAGAAGCTGACGAGGCTGAGAATGAAGCTGCAGAGACAGAGGAGGCGGAGGATGAGAGGGCCTCAGGGGAGCTGGACCTGGAAGCCCAATTTCACCTGCACTTCTCCAGCCTCCATCACATCCTCACCCACCTCACCCTAAGAGCCCAGGAGGTGACGAGGAAATACCAGGAAATGACGGGACAGGTCCAGTAG
- the NDUFC2 gene encoding NADH dehydrogenase [ubiquinone] 1 subunit C2 isoform X1 codes for MLTGRQSPVPLQFLPDEARNLPPPKLTDPRLLYSGFLGYCTGLLDNAIRQRPVISAGLHRQLLYITSFVFFGYYIFKRQDYIYAVRDRDMFAYMKLHPEDFPEKDRKTYGEILENFHPVR; via the exons ATGCTGACCGGACGGCAGAGCCCAGTGCCCTTACAGTTCCTGCCGGATGAGGCCCGGAACCTGCCCCCGCCCAAGCTGACCGACCCGCGGCTCCTCTACTCGGGCTTCCTGGGCTACTGCACCGGCCTGCTTGATAACGCGATCCGGCAGAGACCGGTGATATCGGCTG GTTTGCATCGCCAGCTTCTGTATAttacttcctttgttttttttggaTACTATATTTTTAAACGTCAAGACTATATTTATGCTGTGAGGGACCGTGATATGTTTGCGTATATGAAATTACATCCGGAGGATTTTCCTGAAAAAG ataGGAAGACTTATGGTGAAATTCTTGAAAATTTCCATCCAGTACGTTGA
- the NDUFC2 gene encoding NADH dehydrogenase [ubiquinone] 1 subunit C2 isoform X2 has translation MLTGRQSPVPLQFLPDEARNLPPPKLTDPRLLYSGFLGYCTGLLDNAIRQRPVISADYIYAVRDRDMFAYMKLHPEDFPEKDRKTYGEILENFHPVR, from the exons ATGCTGACCGGACGGCAGAGCCCAGTGCCCTTACAGTTCCTGCCGGATGAGGCCCGGAACCTGCCCCCGCCCAAGCTGACCGACCCGCGGCTCCTCTACTCGGGCTTCCTGGGCTACTGCACCGGCCTGCTTGATAACGCGATCCGGCAGAGACCGGTGATATCGGCTG ACTATATTTATGCTGTGAGGGACCGTGATATGTTTGCGTATATGAAATTACATCCGGAGGATTTTCCTGAAAAAG ataGGAAGACTTATGGTGAAATTCTTGAAAATTTCCATCCAGTACGTTGA